In the genome of Mugil cephalus isolate CIBA_MC_2020 chromosome 21, CIBA_Mcephalus_1.1, whole genome shotgun sequence, one region contains:
- the pak5 gene encoding serine/threonine-protein kinase PAK 5 isoform X1 gives MAYPEHLDWLKETVSFFPGLPGFSSMFGKKKKRLEISAPSNFEHRVHTGFDPREQKFTGLPQQWQSLLADTANRPKPMVDPSYITPIQLAPMKISPKKVRSSETPLPKTIVRGNRPPKDASINGLLEEFDNISVTRSNSLRKESPPGPHQAGSSSKPLGGGHPVAPEENGFNHYYSRYSCDLDTSSRDFALDPSKPSFSIDGEWAVGRHYRFTKQNGHSHPIRSPFYPDAMPQKSDYGKLPPDYHTYLESKGRSADEVASTVGSGVGSSGYYRASVGGSSSQDYRDTSVGTPSRASLHSEQINYPDSEWSYGGLRDEYEKRPKSSYVTQTSPTPAIRQRSRSGSGLQEPNVPYAASGAFKNPPVAHSYSSYTYPRLSESLGNSQTLAKGDYERPSRDDSPQVTGGDTYPRGPLKLPQSHTKPPGYPPAHLPYPPIFHHYKPSPYHHPPSQPSPPYTPQGAYSQPSSPYIPPGAYPPPSWGSSSDTQPSRVSHEQFRAALQLVVNPGDPREYLDSFIKIGEGSTGIVCIASEKHSGKQVAVKKMDLRKQQRRELLFNEVVIMRDYHHENVVDMYNSYLVGDELWVVMEFLEGGALTDIVTHTRMNEEQIATVCLSVLRALSYLHTQGVIHRDIKSDSILLTSDGRIKLSDFGFCAQVSKEVPKRKSLVGTPYWMAPEVISRLPYGTEVDIWSLGIMVIEMVDGEPPYFNEPPLQAMRRIRDNLPPRLKESHKVSSVLRSFLDLMLVREPSQRATAQELLQHPFLKLSGPPSCIVPLMRHYRHR, from the exons GTTTGccagggttttccagcatgtttgggaagaagaagaaacggcTGGAGATCTCGGCTCCGTCTAACTTCGAGCACCGGGTCCACACGGGCTTCGACCCGCGGGAGCAGAAGTTCACCGGGCTGCCTCAGCAATGGCAAAGCCTCCTGGCGGACACTGCCAACCGTCCCAAGCCCATGGTGGACCCCTCCTACATCACTCCCATCCAGCTGGCACCAATGAAG ATATCTCCCAAGAAAGTCCGGTCATCCGAAACGCCGTTGCCCAAA ACCATTGTTCGAGGGAACCGGCCACCCAAAGATGCCTCCATCAACGGCCTGCTGGAGGAGTTTGACAACATCTCAGTAACTCGTTCCAACTCCCTTCGTAAAGAGAGCCCACCAGGCCCTCATCAGGCCGGAAGCAGCTCCAAACCCTTGGGCGGTGGTCATCCCGTTGCTCCGGAGGAAAATGGATTTAACCACTATTACTCTCGCTATTCCTGTGACCTGGACACCTCCAGCAGGGACTTTGCTCTGGATCCCAGTAAGCCAAGCTTCTCCATAGATGGGGAGTGGGCAGTAGGGAGGCACTATAGATTCACCAAGCAGAACGGTCACTCACACCCCATACGCAGCCCCTTCTACCCAGACGCCATGCCTCAAAAATCGGACTATGGCAAGCTTCCCCCAGACTATCACACCTACCTAGAGAGCAAAGGGCGCTCAGCTGATGAAGTGGCCTCTACTGTAGGGAGCGGAGTGGGCTCCAGTGGCTACTACCGGGCGTCAGTGGGCGGCTCATCCAGCCAGGACTATCGGGACACATCCGTTGGCACACCATCTCGTGCTTCACTACACAGCGAGCAGATCAACTATCCAGACAGCGAGTGGAGCTACGGCGGCCTGCGGGACGAATACGAAAAGCGGCCCAAGAGTTCATATGTGACCCAGACCAGCCCCACACCAGCTATCAGGCAGAGATCTCGGTCGGGCTCTGGGCTGCAGGAGCCAAATGTCCCTTATGCCGCCAGTGGGGCTTTCAAGAACCCTCCAGTGGCCCACTCATACAGCTCCTACACATACCCGCGGCTGTCGGAGAGTCTTGGTAACTCACAGACCTTAGCCAAG gGCGACTACGAGCGCCCGTCGCGCGACGACAGTCCCCAGGTCACAGGGGGTGACACTTACCCCCGAGGGCCTCTTAAGCTACCTCAGAGCCACACCAAGCCCCCTGGCTACCCCCCAGCACACCTGCCGTACCCGCCGATCTTTCACCATTACAAACCCTCGCCCTACCATCATCCACCCTCTCAGCCCAGCCCACCGTACACCCCTCAG GGGGCCTACTCACAGCCTTCATCACCCTACATCCCTCCGGGGGCTTATCCACCTCCTTCCTGGGGCTCCAGCTCTGACACCCAACCCTCCAGAGTCTCCCACGAGCAGTTCAGAGCCGCACTTCAACTAGTGGTCAACCCAG GTGACCCCCGGGAATACCTGGACAGCTTTATCAAGATCGGGGAGGGCTCCACAGGTATCGTGTGCATCGCCAGCGAGAAACACAGCGGCAAGCAGGTGGCCGTGAAGAAgatggacctcaggaaacagcagaggagagagctactCTTTAATGAG GTGGTGATCATGAGAGACTACcatcatgaaaatgttgtgGACATGTACAACAGTTACCTGGTGGGAGACGAGCTGTGGGTCGTCATGGAGTTCCTCGAGGGCGGAGCGCTCACTGACATCGTGACTCACACCAG AATGAACGAGGAGCAGATTGCTACCGTGTGTCTGTCGGTGCTGAGGGCTCTGTCCTACCTGCACACACAGGGCGTCATTCACCGTGACATTAAGAGCGACTCCATTCTCCTGACCAGCGACGGCAGG atcaAGCTATCAGACTTTGGCTTTTGTGCCCAAGTTTCCAAAGAGGTTCCCAAGAGGAAGTCCCTCGTGGGGACGCCCTACTGGATGGCCCCTGAGGTCATCTCAAGACTACCTTATGGGACTGAG GTGGATATCTGGTCTTTAGGCATCATGGTGATCGAGATGGTTGACGGAGAACCCCCTTACTTCAACGAGCCCCCTCTGCAGGCCATGAGGAGGATACGAGACAACCTGCCACCGCGGCTAAAAGAGTCGCACAAG
- the pak5 gene encoding serine/threonine-protein kinase PAK 5 isoform X3: MFGKKKKRLEISAPSNFEHRVHTGFDPREQKFTGLPQQWQSLLADTANRPKPMVDPSYITPIQLAPMKISPKKVRSSETPLPKTIVRGNRPPKDASINGLLEEFDNISVTRSNSLRKESPPGPHQAGSSSKPLGGGHPVAPEENGFNHYYSRYSCDLDTSSRDFALDPSKPSFSIDGEWAVGRHYRFTKQNGHSHPIRSPFYPDAMPQKSDYGKLPPDYHTYLESKGRSADEVASTVGSGVGSSGYYRASVGGSSSQDYRDTSVGTPSRASLHSEQINYPDSEWSYGGLRDEYEKRPKSSYVTQTSPTPAIRQRSRSGSGLQEPNVPYAASGAFKNPPVAHSYSSYTYPRLSESLGNSQTLAKGDYERPSRDDSPQVTGGDTYPRGPLKLPQSHTKPPGYPPAHLPYPPIFHHYKPSPYHHPPSQPSPPYTPQGAYSQPSSPYIPPGAYPPPSWGSSSDTQPSRVSHEQFRAALQLVVNPGDPREYLDSFIKIGEGSTGIVCIASEKHSGKQVAVKKMDLRKQQRRELLFNEVVIMRDYHHENVVDMYNSYLVGDELWVVMEFLEGGALTDIVTHTRMNEEQIATVCLSVLRALSYLHTQGVIHRDIKSDSILLTSDGRIKLSDFGFCAQVSKEVPKRKSLVGTPYWMAPEVISRLPYGTEVDIWSLGIMVIEMVDGEPPYFNEPPLQAMRRIRDNLPPRLKESHKVSSVLRSFLDLMLVREPSQRATAQELLQHPFLKLSGPPSCIVPLMRHYRHR; this comes from the exons atgtttgggaagaagaagaaacggcTGGAGATCTCGGCTCCGTCTAACTTCGAGCACCGGGTCCACACGGGCTTCGACCCGCGGGAGCAGAAGTTCACCGGGCTGCCTCAGCAATGGCAAAGCCTCCTGGCGGACACTGCCAACCGTCCCAAGCCCATGGTGGACCCCTCCTACATCACTCCCATCCAGCTGGCACCAATGAAG ATATCTCCCAAGAAAGTCCGGTCATCCGAAACGCCGTTGCCCAAA ACCATTGTTCGAGGGAACCGGCCACCCAAAGATGCCTCCATCAACGGCCTGCTGGAGGAGTTTGACAACATCTCAGTAACTCGTTCCAACTCCCTTCGTAAAGAGAGCCCACCAGGCCCTCATCAGGCCGGAAGCAGCTCCAAACCCTTGGGCGGTGGTCATCCCGTTGCTCCGGAGGAAAATGGATTTAACCACTATTACTCTCGCTATTCCTGTGACCTGGACACCTCCAGCAGGGACTTTGCTCTGGATCCCAGTAAGCCAAGCTTCTCCATAGATGGGGAGTGGGCAGTAGGGAGGCACTATAGATTCACCAAGCAGAACGGTCACTCACACCCCATACGCAGCCCCTTCTACCCAGACGCCATGCCTCAAAAATCGGACTATGGCAAGCTTCCCCCAGACTATCACACCTACCTAGAGAGCAAAGGGCGCTCAGCTGATGAAGTGGCCTCTACTGTAGGGAGCGGAGTGGGCTCCAGTGGCTACTACCGGGCGTCAGTGGGCGGCTCATCCAGCCAGGACTATCGGGACACATCCGTTGGCACACCATCTCGTGCTTCACTACACAGCGAGCAGATCAACTATCCAGACAGCGAGTGGAGCTACGGCGGCCTGCGGGACGAATACGAAAAGCGGCCCAAGAGTTCATATGTGACCCAGACCAGCCCCACACCAGCTATCAGGCAGAGATCTCGGTCGGGCTCTGGGCTGCAGGAGCCAAATGTCCCTTATGCCGCCAGTGGGGCTTTCAAGAACCCTCCAGTGGCCCACTCATACAGCTCCTACACATACCCGCGGCTGTCGGAGAGTCTTGGTAACTCACAGACCTTAGCCAAG gGCGACTACGAGCGCCCGTCGCGCGACGACAGTCCCCAGGTCACAGGGGGTGACACTTACCCCCGAGGGCCTCTTAAGCTACCTCAGAGCCACACCAAGCCCCCTGGCTACCCCCCAGCACACCTGCCGTACCCGCCGATCTTTCACCATTACAAACCCTCGCCCTACCATCATCCACCCTCTCAGCCCAGCCCACCGTACACCCCTCAG GGGGCCTACTCACAGCCTTCATCACCCTACATCCCTCCGGGGGCTTATCCACCTCCTTCCTGGGGCTCCAGCTCTGACACCCAACCCTCCAGAGTCTCCCACGAGCAGTTCAGAGCCGCACTTCAACTAGTGGTCAACCCAG GTGACCCCCGGGAATACCTGGACAGCTTTATCAAGATCGGGGAGGGCTCCACAGGTATCGTGTGCATCGCCAGCGAGAAACACAGCGGCAAGCAGGTGGCCGTGAAGAAgatggacctcaggaaacagcagaggagagagctactCTTTAATGAG GTGGTGATCATGAGAGACTACcatcatgaaaatgttgtgGACATGTACAACAGTTACCTGGTGGGAGACGAGCTGTGGGTCGTCATGGAGTTCCTCGAGGGCGGAGCGCTCACTGACATCGTGACTCACACCAG AATGAACGAGGAGCAGATTGCTACCGTGTGTCTGTCGGTGCTGAGGGCTCTGTCCTACCTGCACACACAGGGCGTCATTCACCGTGACATTAAGAGCGACTCCATTCTCCTGACCAGCGACGGCAGG atcaAGCTATCAGACTTTGGCTTTTGTGCCCAAGTTTCCAAAGAGGTTCCCAAGAGGAAGTCCCTCGTGGGGACGCCCTACTGGATGGCCCCTGAGGTCATCTCAAGACTACCTTATGGGACTGAG GTGGATATCTGGTCTTTAGGCATCATGGTGATCGAGATGGTTGACGGAGAACCCCCTTACTTCAACGAGCCCCCTCTGCAGGCCATGAGGAGGATACGAGACAACCTGCCACCGCGGCTAAAAGAGTCGCACAAG
- the pak5 gene encoding serine/threonine-protein kinase PAK 5 isoform X2 has protein sequence MAYPEHLDWLKETVSFFPGLPGFSSMFGKKKKRLEISAPSNFEHRVHTGFDPREQKFTGLPQQWQSLLADTANRPKPMVDPSYITPIQLAPMKTIVRGNRPPKDASINGLLEEFDNISVTRSNSLRKESPPGPHQAGSSSKPLGGGHPVAPEENGFNHYYSRYSCDLDTSSRDFALDPSKPSFSIDGEWAVGRHYRFTKQNGHSHPIRSPFYPDAMPQKSDYGKLPPDYHTYLESKGRSADEVASTVGSGVGSSGYYRASVGGSSSQDYRDTSVGTPSRASLHSEQINYPDSEWSYGGLRDEYEKRPKSSYVTQTSPTPAIRQRSRSGSGLQEPNVPYAASGAFKNPPVAHSYSSYTYPRLSESLGNSQTLAKGDYERPSRDDSPQVTGGDTYPRGPLKLPQSHTKPPGYPPAHLPYPPIFHHYKPSPYHHPPSQPSPPYTPQGAYSQPSSPYIPPGAYPPPSWGSSSDTQPSRVSHEQFRAALQLVVNPGDPREYLDSFIKIGEGSTGIVCIASEKHSGKQVAVKKMDLRKQQRRELLFNEVVIMRDYHHENVVDMYNSYLVGDELWVVMEFLEGGALTDIVTHTRMNEEQIATVCLSVLRALSYLHTQGVIHRDIKSDSILLTSDGRIKLSDFGFCAQVSKEVPKRKSLVGTPYWMAPEVISRLPYGTEVDIWSLGIMVIEMVDGEPPYFNEPPLQAMRRIRDNLPPRLKESHKVSSVLRSFLDLMLVREPSQRATAQELLQHPFLKLSGPPSCIVPLMRHYRHR, from the exons GTTTGccagggttttccagcatgtttgggaagaagaagaaacggcTGGAGATCTCGGCTCCGTCTAACTTCGAGCACCGGGTCCACACGGGCTTCGACCCGCGGGAGCAGAAGTTCACCGGGCTGCCTCAGCAATGGCAAAGCCTCCTGGCGGACACTGCCAACCGTCCCAAGCCCATGGTGGACCCCTCCTACATCACTCCCATCCAGCTGGCACCAATGAAG ACCATTGTTCGAGGGAACCGGCCACCCAAAGATGCCTCCATCAACGGCCTGCTGGAGGAGTTTGACAACATCTCAGTAACTCGTTCCAACTCCCTTCGTAAAGAGAGCCCACCAGGCCCTCATCAGGCCGGAAGCAGCTCCAAACCCTTGGGCGGTGGTCATCCCGTTGCTCCGGAGGAAAATGGATTTAACCACTATTACTCTCGCTATTCCTGTGACCTGGACACCTCCAGCAGGGACTTTGCTCTGGATCCCAGTAAGCCAAGCTTCTCCATAGATGGGGAGTGGGCAGTAGGGAGGCACTATAGATTCACCAAGCAGAACGGTCACTCACACCCCATACGCAGCCCCTTCTACCCAGACGCCATGCCTCAAAAATCGGACTATGGCAAGCTTCCCCCAGACTATCACACCTACCTAGAGAGCAAAGGGCGCTCAGCTGATGAAGTGGCCTCTACTGTAGGGAGCGGAGTGGGCTCCAGTGGCTACTACCGGGCGTCAGTGGGCGGCTCATCCAGCCAGGACTATCGGGACACATCCGTTGGCACACCATCTCGTGCTTCACTACACAGCGAGCAGATCAACTATCCAGACAGCGAGTGGAGCTACGGCGGCCTGCGGGACGAATACGAAAAGCGGCCCAAGAGTTCATATGTGACCCAGACCAGCCCCACACCAGCTATCAGGCAGAGATCTCGGTCGGGCTCTGGGCTGCAGGAGCCAAATGTCCCTTATGCCGCCAGTGGGGCTTTCAAGAACCCTCCAGTGGCCCACTCATACAGCTCCTACACATACCCGCGGCTGTCGGAGAGTCTTGGTAACTCACAGACCTTAGCCAAG gGCGACTACGAGCGCCCGTCGCGCGACGACAGTCCCCAGGTCACAGGGGGTGACACTTACCCCCGAGGGCCTCTTAAGCTACCTCAGAGCCACACCAAGCCCCCTGGCTACCCCCCAGCACACCTGCCGTACCCGCCGATCTTTCACCATTACAAACCCTCGCCCTACCATCATCCACCCTCTCAGCCCAGCCCACCGTACACCCCTCAG GGGGCCTACTCACAGCCTTCATCACCCTACATCCCTCCGGGGGCTTATCCACCTCCTTCCTGGGGCTCCAGCTCTGACACCCAACCCTCCAGAGTCTCCCACGAGCAGTTCAGAGCCGCACTTCAACTAGTGGTCAACCCAG GTGACCCCCGGGAATACCTGGACAGCTTTATCAAGATCGGGGAGGGCTCCACAGGTATCGTGTGCATCGCCAGCGAGAAACACAGCGGCAAGCAGGTGGCCGTGAAGAAgatggacctcaggaaacagcagaggagagagctactCTTTAATGAG GTGGTGATCATGAGAGACTACcatcatgaaaatgttgtgGACATGTACAACAGTTACCTGGTGGGAGACGAGCTGTGGGTCGTCATGGAGTTCCTCGAGGGCGGAGCGCTCACTGACATCGTGACTCACACCAG AATGAACGAGGAGCAGATTGCTACCGTGTGTCTGTCGGTGCTGAGGGCTCTGTCCTACCTGCACACACAGGGCGTCATTCACCGTGACATTAAGAGCGACTCCATTCTCCTGACCAGCGACGGCAGG atcaAGCTATCAGACTTTGGCTTTTGTGCCCAAGTTTCCAAAGAGGTTCCCAAGAGGAAGTCCCTCGTGGGGACGCCCTACTGGATGGCCCCTGAGGTCATCTCAAGACTACCTTATGGGACTGAG GTGGATATCTGGTCTTTAGGCATCATGGTGATCGAGATGGTTGACGGAGAACCCCCTTACTTCAACGAGCCCCCTCTGCAGGCCATGAGGAGGATACGAGACAACCTGCCACCGCGGCTAAAAGAGTCGCACAAG
- the pak5 gene encoding serine/threonine-protein kinase PAK 5 isoform X4, with product MKTEETVVLKPQAQTTHKQLQTIVRGNRPPKDASINGLLEEFDNISVTRSNSLRKESPPGPHQAGSSSKPLGGGHPVAPEENGFNHYYSRYSCDLDTSSRDFALDPSKPSFSIDGEWAVGRHYRFTKQNGHSHPIRSPFYPDAMPQKSDYGKLPPDYHTYLESKGRSADEVASTVGSGVGSSGYYRASVGGSSSQDYRDTSVGTPSRASLHSEQINYPDSEWSYGGLRDEYEKRPKSSYVTQTSPTPAIRQRSRSGSGLQEPNVPYAASGAFKNPPVAHSYSSYTYPRLSESLGNSQTLAKGDYERPSRDDSPQVTGGDTYPRGPLKLPQSHTKPPGYPPAHLPYPPIFHHYKPSPYHHPPSQPSPPYTPQGAYSQPSSPYIPPGAYPPPSWGSSSDTQPSRVSHEQFRAALQLVVNPGDPREYLDSFIKIGEGSTGIVCIASEKHSGKQVAVKKMDLRKQQRRELLFNEVVIMRDYHHENVVDMYNSYLVGDELWVVMEFLEGGALTDIVTHTRMNEEQIATVCLSVLRALSYLHTQGVIHRDIKSDSILLTSDGRIKLSDFGFCAQVSKEVPKRKSLVGTPYWMAPEVISRLPYGTEVDIWSLGIMVIEMVDGEPPYFNEPPLQAMRRIRDNLPPRLKESHKVSSVLRSFLDLMLVREPSQRATAQELLQHPFLKLSGPPSCIVPLMRHYRHR from the exons ATGAAGACTGAGGAGACAGTGGTGCTCAAACCCCAGGCGCAGACGACTCATAAACAGTTACAG ACCATTGTTCGAGGGAACCGGCCACCCAAAGATGCCTCCATCAACGGCCTGCTGGAGGAGTTTGACAACATCTCAGTAACTCGTTCCAACTCCCTTCGTAAAGAGAGCCCACCAGGCCCTCATCAGGCCGGAAGCAGCTCCAAACCCTTGGGCGGTGGTCATCCCGTTGCTCCGGAGGAAAATGGATTTAACCACTATTACTCTCGCTATTCCTGTGACCTGGACACCTCCAGCAGGGACTTTGCTCTGGATCCCAGTAAGCCAAGCTTCTCCATAGATGGGGAGTGGGCAGTAGGGAGGCACTATAGATTCACCAAGCAGAACGGTCACTCACACCCCATACGCAGCCCCTTCTACCCAGACGCCATGCCTCAAAAATCGGACTATGGCAAGCTTCCCCCAGACTATCACACCTACCTAGAGAGCAAAGGGCGCTCAGCTGATGAAGTGGCCTCTACTGTAGGGAGCGGAGTGGGCTCCAGTGGCTACTACCGGGCGTCAGTGGGCGGCTCATCCAGCCAGGACTATCGGGACACATCCGTTGGCACACCATCTCGTGCTTCACTACACAGCGAGCAGATCAACTATCCAGACAGCGAGTGGAGCTACGGCGGCCTGCGGGACGAATACGAAAAGCGGCCCAAGAGTTCATATGTGACCCAGACCAGCCCCACACCAGCTATCAGGCAGAGATCTCGGTCGGGCTCTGGGCTGCAGGAGCCAAATGTCCCTTATGCCGCCAGTGGGGCTTTCAAGAACCCTCCAGTGGCCCACTCATACAGCTCCTACACATACCCGCGGCTGTCGGAGAGTCTTGGTAACTCACAGACCTTAGCCAAG gGCGACTACGAGCGCCCGTCGCGCGACGACAGTCCCCAGGTCACAGGGGGTGACACTTACCCCCGAGGGCCTCTTAAGCTACCTCAGAGCCACACCAAGCCCCCTGGCTACCCCCCAGCACACCTGCCGTACCCGCCGATCTTTCACCATTACAAACCCTCGCCCTACCATCATCCACCCTCTCAGCCCAGCCCACCGTACACCCCTCAG GGGGCCTACTCACAGCCTTCATCACCCTACATCCCTCCGGGGGCTTATCCACCTCCTTCCTGGGGCTCCAGCTCTGACACCCAACCCTCCAGAGTCTCCCACGAGCAGTTCAGAGCCGCACTTCAACTAGTGGTCAACCCAG GTGACCCCCGGGAATACCTGGACAGCTTTATCAAGATCGGGGAGGGCTCCACAGGTATCGTGTGCATCGCCAGCGAGAAACACAGCGGCAAGCAGGTGGCCGTGAAGAAgatggacctcaggaaacagcagaggagagagctactCTTTAATGAG GTGGTGATCATGAGAGACTACcatcatgaaaatgttgtgGACATGTACAACAGTTACCTGGTGGGAGACGAGCTGTGGGTCGTCATGGAGTTCCTCGAGGGCGGAGCGCTCACTGACATCGTGACTCACACCAG AATGAACGAGGAGCAGATTGCTACCGTGTGTCTGTCGGTGCTGAGGGCTCTGTCCTACCTGCACACACAGGGCGTCATTCACCGTGACATTAAGAGCGACTCCATTCTCCTGACCAGCGACGGCAGG atcaAGCTATCAGACTTTGGCTTTTGTGCCCAAGTTTCCAAAGAGGTTCCCAAGAGGAAGTCCCTCGTGGGGACGCCCTACTGGATGGCCCCTGAGGTCATCTCAAGACTACCTTATGGGACTGAG GTGGATATCTGGTCTTTAGGCATCATGGTGATCGAGATGGTTGACGGAGAACCCCCTTACTTCAACGAGCCCCCTCTGCAGGCCATGAGGAGGATACGAGACAACCTGCCACCGCGGCTAAAAGAGTCGCACAAG